The following are from one region of the Candidatus Hydrogenedentota bacterium genome:
- a CDS encoding PH domain-containing protein → MNRPSLVRRGLDSGIWSILTGLLRVPSEPPALPTRPGETLETFHPAPGYLRYSLLGLRIVCAALLLVASIGSLALAADEPEAGVVVGLLALFLIVFIYSVGYVFTYVEYCTTWYVMTGRSVRLRTGVWIVRETTITFENVQNVSVNQGPLQRLFGIADVRLDTAGGGGATATAGSQGENPFAANMHQGVIRGVENAQEIRDLIVKRMKKSRSAGLGDDRHDKVHRAWSPQHVDALREIREAIRELAP, encoded by the coding sequence ATGAACAGGCCGTCGCTGGTTCGACGCGGTTTGGACTCCGGAATCTGGAGTATTTTGACGGGATTGCTGCGTGTGCCTTCGGAGCCGCCAGCGCTTCCAACACGGCCAGGAGAAACACTGGAGACCTTCCATCCCGCACCCGGCTATTTGCGCTATAGCCTGCTTGGATTGCGCATTGTCTGTGCCGCCTTGCTCCTGGTAGCGAGCATTGGAAGTCTGGCGCTCGCCGCCGATGAACCCGAGGCCGGTGTGGTTGTCGGGCTGCTGGCGCTGTTCCTGATTGTGTTCATCTATTCCGTCGGCTACGTGTTCACCTACGTCGAATATTGCACGACCTGGTACGTGATGACAGGACGCAGTGTCCGGCTGCGTACCGGGGTATGGATTGTTCGCGAGACCACGATAACGTTCGAGAACGTTCAGAACGTCTCGGTCAACCAGGGGCCGTTGCAGCGCCTTTTCGGGATTGCGGATGTGCGTTTGGATACGGCGGGCGGAGGCGGCGCAACGGCAACGGCGGGCTCGCAGGGCGAGAATCCTTTCGCGGCAAACATGCACCAAGGAGTCATTCGCGGTGTAGAGAATGCGCAAGAGATTCGTGACCTCATCGTCAAGCGGATGAAGAAATCGCGTTCGGCGGGTCTGGGTGATGATCGTCACGATAAGGTGCATCGCGCTTGGTCACCGCAACACGTCGATGCCTTGCGCGAGATTCGCGAGGCGATTCGCGAACTCGCGCCATAG